One genomic window of Eisenibacter elegans DSM 3317 includes the following:
- a CDS encoding S8 family serine peptidase has protein sequence MTKSLRFCVRVALWLLFVSFNLGVQAQVRLATEGTDVQQLNRLSDKFNEKQTQAFQQLHQFLSGPAKIEEYKHLMQDSVILGLERIAPDGKPIINEINSNLGAANTTRASALWTGGRSGLNLNGEGITFGVWEAFDVTPTGQQVAAVLPTHQELAGRVSIRDGAALPGGFGANHGTHVAGTLAATGVVGDAKGMASKALIDSYDANNDEAEMATAAAAGLRISQHSYGFNAATINPAYRGAYAINAGDWDEITNAAPNYFIGKSAGNNGTLANGANPTRPFPAGFNTLTGSSNSKNVMVIANASIVNTYTGPSSVVITASSTKGPTDDGRIKPDITGAGTSIYSPIGNSAAAYNFLTGTSMSGPNVTGTAGLLQQHWGQLFPGVPMRSATLRGLIIHTADEAGPGPGPDYIFGWGLMNAERAANLLSSVKNETTNPKHIIDQRVRSQGEANYSLNVVASGTEALRVTIVWNDPAAPNRDTPTTLPALDDFASVLVNDLDIRVIDNTTGTPVEFLPWVMPFQLDPTGANVTGLATQAATRGDNTRDNVEQILIPNAVPGRTYTIVVSHKGTLAAPQEYTLIVSGIGGTAVGASGATEDGGARIDRFRFGTINNSAAAECATYRDFTKLNATPPAFGAGQAVALEVDLGTCDADANKHVRIYADWNGDGDFEDAGELLASSTAAVLASGAATLNNASVIVPSSVVRGQLVRIRVVTVETDDVNTISPVGNYPRGETQDYLIAIAAPLTDVGVERIFPPAGNACEGASLPLVVRIRNYGSSAVSNVPVEVSLNGTDVLSYTFAGTLAAGAFIDVAVGNITVPSGTELSLGARTALSTDGVANNNTALPVTVPVLPAAVLNTATVSTCGATAATDLVSLIATTNAPRNVVAWYDAPTGGNRLAIGNQTSITKAQADTLPTANTIYAGLNDYRILNAGPATRSTLGSSQGNSQNIGLVVEALEPFTIESALLYILPVAGTPNGGTSAPVGTPAGSITYTITNSEGVIVSVVNVPVRISSAIDGQRYDLGLTFPAKGVYTITSTMNFIGTAASFSVVLNLGGVTTNFYPVNWGGVARALRTTFAAPNDVNVYLWFYNLTLSAPGCAVGTRQAVTIQNAATQTATVQADANVVCDGQTTTLRATETGAGLSYQWQRRTGAAAFANIAGATGATLEVGRVATTALLANEVFEYRVVIVREDGCQATSVASTITVLPVPARLSISLNRAPDFCEGETVNLTLSAITGLAATPYRYTWKRDGAIVATNEGANTFEANEVGAYTVEVVRIDGNCGMLVSENTVLVTSGNPQVSAVDVNACPATPVQFSASSNAGTVFWYDSPTGGNLLGTGNSLSLPAITENRTVYAGINDFSGTLDSPNINEGNTASSFGGGRMYFDAAVPFVLEKATIRVGAAGTMTVIIVDKDFSDAIIAQRTITVTAGTNEYTLDLYVPYAGQNFGIQVAAFGGGATAFRHNTPGSVAFPYKIDNVVSITSTNQADPTAFYYYLYQWQVKAAGCAPAERKAVTARLINEPAPTAVLSGGGELNAGTSQIALSIALTGKAPWSITYTRDGGEAITISDIATSPYTLNVTEAGTYALTSLTDANNCAAAGTVSGTAVVTRLLVTALAGGLEQPFVVYPNPSNDKVNVQMPAELAGKSTSIRLVSLTGAVVGTYQTTDTLVAIDVTTLSKGVYILLVEGGGQSYKERIVVN, from the coding sequence ATGACCAAATCTTTACGCTTTTGTGTGAGGGTTGCGTTGTGGTTGTTGTTTGTTTCCTTCAACTTGGGAGTGCAGGCCCAAGTACGTCTTGCGACGGAAGGAACCGACGTACAGCAACTCAATCGACTCTCAGACAAGTTTAACGAAAAACAAACGCAAGCGTTTCAACAATTGCATCAATTTTTGAGTGGTCCTGCCAAAATAGAGGAGTACAAACACTTGATGCAAGACTCTGTTATTTTGGGTCTGGAGCGAATTGCACCTGATGGCAAGCCTATCATCAACGAAATCAATAGCAATCTTGGCGCAGCCAACACAACTCGCGCCAGTGCTTTGTGGACAGGCGGGCGCAGTGGCCTCAACCTCAATGGGGAAGGGATTACCTTTGGTGTTTGGGAGGCTTTTGATGTAACACCCACCGGACAGCAAGTTGCGGCAGTATTGCCTACACACCAAGAATTGGCCGGACGTGTAAGCATCAGAGATGGTGCCGCACTGCCCGGAGGCTTTGGTGCTAACCATGGCACACACGTAGCCGGAACATTGGCCGCTACGGGAGTGGTGGGCGATGCCAAGGGAATGGCCTCTAAAGCCCTCATTGACTCTTACGATGCCAACAACGATGAGGCAGAGATGGCCACTGCCGCTGCCGCAGGCCTGAGAATCTCTCAACACTCCTATGGTTTTAATGCTGCTACAATCAATCCTGCTTATCGCGGTGCTTATGCTATCAATGCAGGCGACTGGGATGAAATTACCAATGCTGCTCCTAATTATTTTATAGGCAAATCTGCTGGAAATAATGGTACTTTGGCCAACGGTGCGAATCCTACACGTCCTTTCCCTGCGGGCTTCAATACCCTGACGGGCTCTTCCAACTCAAAAAATGTGATGGTCATTGCCAATGCCTCTATTGTAAATACTTATACAGGCCCCAGCAGTGTAGTGATTACCGCTTCCAGTACCAAAGGCCCTACCGACGACGGGCGTATCAAGCCGGATATTACCGGAGCAGGAACGTCTATCTATTCTCCCATAGGCAATTCTGCGGCAGCTTACAATTTCCTGACGGGCACTTCCATGTCGGGGCCTAATGTAACCGGCACAGCAGGTTTGTTACAGCAACATTGGGGGCAACTATTCCCCGGCGTGCCCATGCGCTCGGCCACACTACGTGGGTTGATTATCCATACTGCCGACGAGGCAGGTCCGGGGCCGGGTCCTGATTATATATTTGGTTGGGGTTTGATGAACGCCGAACGAGCAGCTAATTTGCTAAGCTCTGTAAAAAATGAAACGACGAATCCAAAGCATATCATAGACCAAAGAGTGCGCAGCCAAGGCGAGGCCAATTACAGCCTCAATGTAGTGGCCTCAGGCACAGAAGCCCTGCGTGTAACCATTGTGTGGAACGACCCTGCCGCGCCCAATCGCGATACGCCCACTACCTTGCCTGCTTTGGACGATTTTGCCTCCGTGCTCGTCAATGACCTTGATATCCGTGTAATTGACAATACCACAGGTACACCTGTAGAGTTCTTGCCTTGGGTGATGCCCTTCCAGCTAGACCCCACCGGCGCGAATGTAACTGGCTTGGCTACCCAAGCAGCTACCCGTGGCGATAATACCCGCGACAATGTAGAGCAAATCCTAATTCCTAATGCCGTACCGGGGCGCACTTATACCATTGTGGTTTCGCATAAAGGTACGCTGGCCGCTCCCCAAGAATATACTCTGATAGTAAGCGGTATCGGTGGTACTGCTGTAGGTGCTTCGGGAGCTACTGAGGATGGTGGAGCCCGTATAGACCGCTTCCGCTTTGGTACAATCAATAACAGTGCTGCCGCAGAATGTGCTACCTACCGAGACTTTACCAAACTGAATGCAACACCTCCCGCTTTTGGTGCCGGCCAAGCAGTGGCCTTGGAGGTGGATTTGGGCACTTGCGATGCCGATGCCAACAAGCACGTACGCATTTATGCCGACTGGAATGGCGACGGCGATTTTGAAGATGCAGGCGAATTGCTGGCTTCTTCTACGGCGGCTGTTTTGGCCTCCGGAGCTGCCACCCTCAACAATGCCTCGGTGATTGTACCCAGCAGCGTAGTACGAGGGCAATTGGTGCGTATTCGCGTCGTAACGGTAGAAACCGATGATGTAAATACCATCAGCCCGGTAGGCAATTATCCTCGTGGCGAAACACAAGATTATCTTATTGCCATTGCAGCGCCTTTGACCGATGTAGGCGTAGAGCGTATTTTCCCTCCTGCGGGCAATGCCTGCGAGGGAGCAAGCTTGCCCTTGGTAGTGCGCATTAGAAACTATGGTTCTTCAGCGGTAAGCAATGTACCCGTAGAAGTATCTCTGAATGGAACAGATGTGCTCAGCTATACTTTTGCAGGAACATTGGCTGCCGGTGCTTTTATAGATGTAGCCGTAGGCAATATCACAGTGCCTTCGGGAACAGAGCTTTCGCTTGGAGCACGTACTGCACTGAGTACCGATGGTGTGGCCAACAATAATACAGCTTTGCCTGTAACAGTACCCGTACTTCCTGCAGCAGTACTCAATACCGCTACGGTAAGTACCTGCGGAGCTACTGCCGCCACCGACCTTGTGAGTCTGATAGCCACTACCAATGCCCCCCGCAATGTAGTAGCTTGGTACGATGCCCCTACGGGTGGCAATCGCTTGGCTATCGGTAATCAAACTTCTATTACCAAAGCACAAGCTGATACTTTGCCTACGGCCAATACCATTTATGCCGGGCTGAATGATTACCGTATTCTGAATGCAGGCCCGGCTACTCGTAGTACCTTAGGTTCTTCTCAAGGAAATAGTCAGAATATTGGGCTGGTTGTTGAAGCACTTGAGCCTTTTACTATTGAAAGTGCATTGCTTTATATCTTACCTGTAGCTGGAACACCTAATGGAGGTACTTCCGCACCTGTTGGCACTCCCGCCGGGTCTATTACTTATACAATTACCAATTCGGAAGGGGTGATAGTATCGGTGGTCAATGTACCTGTGAGAATTTCTTCTGCTATAGATGGGCAGCGTTATGACCTTGGCTTAACGTTTCCGGCAAAAGGAGTGTATACAATCACTTCTACAATGAATTTTATAGGCACAGCTGCAAGTTTCAGCGTGGTGCTTAACTTGGGAGGAGTTACTACTAATTTTTATCCTGTTAATTGGGGAGGAGTTGCACGAGCGTTGCGTACTACTTTTGCAGCACCTAACGATGTAAATGTGTATCTTTGGTTTTACAACCTTACCCTTAGCGCCCCCGGCTGTGCGGTAGGTACACGCCAAGCAGTAACTATCCAAAATGCAGCTACACAAACCGCCACAGTACAAGCCGATGCCAATGTGGTATGCGATGGACAAACAACCACGCTCCGCGCCACCGAAACGGGCGCAGGCTTGAGCTACCAATGGCAGCGTAGAACGGGTGCTGCTGCTTTTGCCAATATTGCTGGAGCTACCGGAGCTACGCTGGAGGTAGGCCGCGTGGCAACAACAGCACTGCTTGCCAACGAGGTCTTTGAGTACCGTGTCGTCATTGTACGTGAAGATGGCTGTCAGGCGACTTCCGTAGCAAGCACGATTACAGTGTTGCCTGTGCCTGCACGTCTCAGTATCAGCTTAAACAGAGCGCCTGATTTCTGTGAAGGCGAGACGGTGAATCTGACTTTGAGTGCCATCACGGGGCTTGCGGCTACACCTTATCGCTATACTTGGAAACGAGACGGAGCGATTGTGGCTACCAACGAGGGAGCCAATACATTTGAAGCAAATGAAGTAGGAGCATATACCGTAGAAGTAGTGCGTATTGATGGTAATTGCGGTATGCTGGTATCTGAAAATACCGTATTGGTAACTTCAGGAAATCCTCAAGTAAGTGCTGTTGATGTGAATGCCTGCCCGGCGACACCAGTACAGTTTAGTGCCAGCAGTAACGCAGGAACTGTGTTTTGGTATGATTCCCCTACTGGTGGCAACCTTCTTGGTACAGGCAATAGCCTGAGCTTGCCTGCCATTACCGAAAACAGAACTGTGTATGCAGGGATAAATGATTTCAGTGGTACGCTGGACTCCCCCAATATCAATGAAGGCAATACCGCTTCCAGCTTTGGGGGTGGACGTATGTATTTCGATGCAGCAGTACCTTTTGTACTTGAGAAAGCTACTATTAGAGTGGGAGCTGCCGGAACAATGACGGTGATTATTGTGGACAAGGATTTCTCTGATGCCATCATCGCCCAGCGCACAATTACAGTAACTGCCGGAACAAATGAATATACCCTTGATTTGTATGTGCCTTATGCCGGACAGAACTTTGGTATTCAGGTAGCTGCTTTTGGGGGAGGCGCTACTGCCTTCCGCCACAATACTCCCGGCTCGGTAGCTTTCCCCTACAAGATAGACAATGTGGTTTCTATCACGAGTACGAATCAAGCCGACCCAACAGCATTCTACTACTACTTGTATCAGTGGCAAGTAAAAGCAGCAGGTTGTGCCCCTGCCGAGCGCAAGGCCGTAACGGCGCGCCTCATCAATGAGCCTGCCCCTACGGCAGTATTGAGTGGTGGTGGTGAGTTGAATGCAGGTACTTCACAGATTGCTCTGAGCATTGCCCTTACAGGCAAAGCACCTTGGAGCATTACTTATACCCGCGACGGGGGTGAGGCCATCACGATAAGCGATATCGCTACGTCTCCTTACACCCTCAATGTAACAGAAGCAGGCACTTATGCCCTCACCAGCCTTACAGATGCAAATAATTGTGCCGCAGCAGGTACGGTAAGCGGTACGGCAGTGGTTACCCGTTTGTTGGTAACAGCCTTGGCCGGAGGTTTGGAACAGCCCTTTGTGGTATACCCCAACCCAAGCAATGACAAGGTAAATGTACAAATGCCCGCCGAGCTAGCAGGTAAGTCAACCAGTATCCGCCTTGTGAGCCTCACCGGCGCTGTAGTGGGTACTTATCAGACCACTGATACCTTGGTAGCCATAGACGTAACCACGCTATCAAAGGGTGTATACATCCTCTTGGTAGAAGGTGGTGGCCAAAGCTACAAAGAGCGTATTGTAGTTAACTAA
- a CDS encoding aminotransferase class IV, whose amino-acid sequence MSLLLESLRLERQQLPARRYHWQRMERSATAVYGKALQWSPETWAQQWLSDNAPADEQVYKLRLCYDADGLHEVSCQPYHRREIRYLQLIDLPRDFDYAHKYAQRTYFEQITASLTPFTEALFLRNGYLTDTSYTNIALSRAGGWYTPTHPLLGGTQRAYLLEKKIIQILNIHQDDMYKFEYIMLFNALMPFEKAILLPIKTIFC is encoded by the coding sequence ATGTCCCTATTGTTAGAAAGCCTGCGTCTGGAGCGACAACAACTGCCCGCTAGGCGCTACCATTGGCAGCGTATGGAGCGCAGCGCCACCGCTGTGTATGGCAAAGCCTTGCAGTGGTCGCCGGAAACGTGGGCGCAGCAATGGCTCTCTGACAACGCCCCCGCCGACGAACAGGTATACAAGTTACGCCTTTGTTACGATGCCGACGGGCTCCACGAAGTCAGCTGCCAGCCCTATCACCGTCGCGAAATCCGCTATCTACAGCTTATCGACCTACCCCGCGATTTTGATTATGCGCACAAATACGCCCAACGTACCTATTTTGAGCAAATAACAGCTTCTTTGACACCTTTTACGGAGGCACTTTTTTTGCGCAATGGCTATCTGACAGACACTAGTTATACCAATATTGCGCTCAGTAGGGCAGGGGGGTGGTATACCCCAACACACCCATTGCTTGGCGGTACACAGCGGGCCTATTTATTAGAAAAAAAAATTATTCAAATATTAAATATACATCAAGATGATATGTATAAATTTGAGTATATAATGCTCTTTAATGCCTTGATGCCTTTTGAAAAAGCCATTTTATTACCTATAAAGACTATCTTTTGTTGA
- a CDS encoding aminodeoxychorismate synthase component I, with translation MGAILQTPALAEAARRMNALGAAGEAFVFLIDFECQQPLVLSVAESLEAGLWLCFPGFQNVSTPPLLPPLPQAWYFEKTSPSLSAYAKGFALVQAHLRRGDSYLVNYAARTAINTNLPPETLFWQAQAKYKVLLQQRFVCFSPETFVQINGGQIRSFPMKGTIRADLPDAAERILSDAKEQAEHHTIVDLIRNDLSQVAKDVHVARFRYLDRLQTSNQDLLQVSSEVVGTLPPDYATHIGSILCKLLPAGSISGAPKRKTVEIIQAAEQQERGYYTGIAGYFDGQNLDTAVMIRFVSQEAGGGYFYSGGGITVNSRLEDEYQELIDKVYVPIVRKPASGATTTAR, from the coding sequence ATGGGAGCGATACTACAAACGCCTGCGCTGGCTGAGGCTGCCCGTCGGATGAACGCCTTGGGTGCGGCGGGGGAGGCTTTTGTTTTTTTGATTGATTTTGAATGTCAGCAGCCGCTGGTGTTATCGGTAGCCGAAAGCCTTGAGGCGGGTTTGTGGCTTTGCTTTCCGGGCTTTCAGAATGTCTCTACGCCACCCTTGTTGCCCCCATTACCGCAAGCGTGGTATTTTGAGAAGACCAGCCCCAGTCTGTCCGCTTATGCCAAGGGTTTTGCCCTCGTTCAGGCACACCTGCGACGTGGCGACAGCTATTTGGTCAATTATGCTGCCCGCACTGCTATCAATACCAATCTCCCTCCTGAGACCTTATTTTGGCAGGCGCAGGCCAAGTACAAGGTATTGTTACAGCAACGATTTGTCTGTTTTTCGCCCGAAACCTTCGTGCAAATCAATGGGGGGCAAATCCGCTCCTTTCCGATGAAGGGCACGATTCGCGCCGATCTGCCCGACGCCGCCGAGCGCATCTTGAGTGATGCCAAGGAGCAGGCCGAGCACCATACCATCGTAGACCTCATCCGCAACGACCTGAGCCAAGTAGCCAAGGACGTACATGTGGCACGTTTTCGCTACCTCGACCGCCTCCAGACCAGTAACCAAGACCTGTTGCAGGTCAGCTCCGAGGTAGTGGGTACACTCCCGCCCGACTATGCCACCCACATCGGTAGTATTTTGTGCAAGCTCCTGCCTGCAGGCTCTATCAGCGGAGCACCCAAACGCAAGACTGTCGAGATTATCCAAGCTGCCGAACAGCAGGAACGGGGTTATTATACTGGTATAGCGGGCTACTTTGATGGACAAAACCTCGACACGGCGGTGATGATACGGTTTGTGTCGCAGGAGGCCGGAGGAGGCTATTTTTACAGCGGTGGCGGCATTACGGTCAATAGCCGTTTGGAAGACGAATACCAAGAACTGATTGATAAGGTCTATGTCCCTATTGTTAGAAAGCCTGCGTCTGGAGCGACAACAACTGCCCGCTAG
- a CDS encoding acetyl-CoA C-acetyltransferase — translation MAEAYIFDAVRTPRGRGKADGKLHGVQPVTLLANLLTALRERNNLGDGAIVDDVVIGCVSPVGEQGADIARTAVLASGFAQTTAGVQLNRFCSSGLEAINIASAHVMSGQFDMVIAGGVESMSRVPMGSDGGAMFTSPELIADHKIVPQGISADLIATKYGYTREQADAFAVESHRRASEAEKNGWFNKSRIEVKDCLGLTILNYDEGVRPGTTLETLSQLKPSFEMMGQMGGLDALALQKYPEIAAINHIHHAGNSSQIVDGAGVVLIGSKEAGERLGLKPRARIHSYTIVGSEPTIMLTGPAPSTRKLLKKNGMNISDIDLFEVNEAFAVVPMLYMDELGVDPAKVNPVGGSIALGHPLGATGAIILGTLVDELERQDKNVGLATLCIGGGMGISTIIERV, via the coding sequence ATGGCTGAGGCTTATATTTTTGATGCGGTACGTACCCCTCGCGGACGTGGTAAAGCAGATGGCAAGTTGCACGGTGTGCAGCCCGTAACTTTGCTTGCCAACCTATTGACAGCGCTTCGTGAGCGCAACAACCTAGGTGATGGCGCTATTGTAGACGATGTAGTGATTGGCTGCGTGTCGCCTGTAGGTGAGCAAGGTGCTGATATCGCCCGTACGGCAGTACTGGCTTCGGGTTTTGCCCAAACGACCGCCGGTGTACAACTCAACCGCTTCTGCTCTTCGGGCTTGGAAGCCATCAATATTGCTTCGGCACACGTGATGTCAGGCCAGTTTGATATGGTCATTGCCGGAGGGGTAGAGTCGATGTCTCGCGTACCGATGGGTTCAGATGGCGGCGCTATGTTTACCAGCCCTGAGCTGATTGCCGACCACAAAATCGTTCCTCAAGGGATTTCTGCCGATTTGATTGCCACCAAGTATGGCTACACCCGCGAGCAAGCCGATGCCTTTGCTGTAGAATCACACCGACGTGCGAGCGAAGCAGAGAAAAACGGCTGGTTCAACAAATCACGTATCGAGGTAAAAGACTGCCTCGGGCTGACCATCCTCAACTATGATGAAGGCGTGCGCCCCGGTACTACACTCGAAACACTAAGCCAACTAAAGCCTTCGTTTGAAATGATGGGGCAAATGGGCGGACTCGACGCCTTGGCGCTACAAAAATACCCTGAAATTGCAGCCATCAACCACATCCACCACGCCGGTAACTCTTCGCAGATTGTAGACGGTGCAGGGGTAGTACTTATCGGCAGCAAAGAAGCCGGCGAGCGCCTCGGCCTCAAACCCCGCGCACGCATCCACTCCTACACCATCGTAGGTTCTGAGCCCACCATTATGTTGACCGGCCCTGCACCTTCTACCCGCAAATTGCTCAAGAAAAACGGGATGAACATCAGCGATATCGACCTATTCGAAGTAAACGAGGCTTTCGCCGTAGTGCCAATGTTGTATATGGATGAGCTAGGAGTAGACCCTGCCAAAGTGAACCCTGTAGGTGGCTCTATCGCCCTCGGACACCCCCTAGGCGCTACTGGTGCGATTATCCTCGGCACACTGGTAGACGAGCTAGAGCGCCAAGACAAAAACGTAGGTCTGGCTACGCTTTGCATCGGCGGCGGTATGGGTATTTCTACCATCATCGAGCGCGTATAA
- a CDS encoding 3-hydroxyacyl-CoA dehydrogenase NAD-binding domain-containing protein — protein sequence MINYAVDNGIAVIAWNMEGYPQNVLNEDSMAAFEQNIDKALADAAVKGIIIASEKESFVAGADLKMLRSMLEQDSNAVTAEQAFKTSLRLNLILRKYEAGGKPVVAAINGHALGGGFEICLASHYRVAIDNPKTKIGLPESKIGLLPGAGGTQRLPRLIGIEKAAPMLLEGKELSPQEALKLGIIDELVSDRAALIAAARKWIEANQGFIQPWDENKKGKIVGRSNYKVPGGNIQSPRGAQLMLPGTALLMGKTYGNYPAQLAIMKAVYEGLQVPIELALEIESRHFTTLLMGPVAKNMIRTLFFGIGDANKGEARPKDVPKTDTKKVGILGAGMMGAGIAYVSALAGIEVVLKDVSVEAAEKGKDYSRELLKKRVSRGKMTQEAADQVLALIKTSADAADLKGSDLIIEAVFENRELKAAVTKEAEAQLAETAVFGSNTSTLPISGLAEASARPKNFIGIHFFSPVDKMPLVEIIMGKETSDYALAVAIDYTMKIRKTPVVVNDSRGFYTSRCFGTYTSEGIEMVSEGIHPQLVESAGKMAGMPVGPLDVADAVAIDLAYKVMKQTEADTGEKIENIPSGKVVKKFVEELERFGKKNKKGFYEYPDGGKKFLWPGLAELYPVKAEQPSLEYVKRRILHRQAIEAVRCLEEGVVRNPTDADVGSILAWGFAPYTGGVLSYIDMVGVAQFVKECDELADQCGERFRPTERLREMAKNGETFHGSKAKAVA from the coding sequence ATGATTAATTATGCTGTAGATAACGGGATTGCCGTTATTGCTTGGAATATGGAGGGCTACCCTCAGAACGTACTCAACGAGGACTCGATGGCTGCCTTTGAGCAAAACATCGACAAGGCGCTGGCCGATGCTGCCGTCAAAGGAATCATCATCGCTTCTGAGAAAGAGTCGTTTGTAGCTGGTGCTGACTTGAAAATGTTGCGTTCGATGCTCGAACAAGACAGCAACGCCGTTACTGCCGAGCAAGCCTTCAAAACTTCGCTCCGCCTCAACCTGATTTTACGCAAATACGAGGCAGGTGGCAAGCCCGTAGTAGCTGCCATCAATGGCCACGCGCTTGGCGGTGGTTTCGAAATCTGCTTGGCTTCGCACTACCGTGTTGCCATTGACAATCCAAAGACCAAAATCGGTCTGCCTGAGTCTAAAATCGGCCTCCTCCCCGGTGCCGGTGGTACACAGCGCCTACCCCGCCTGATTGGAATCGAAAAGGCCGCCCCAATGTTGCTCGAAGGCAAAGAGCTCAGCCCACAAGAGGCGCTCAAGCTAGGCATCATCGACGAGCTAGTGTCTGACCGTGCCGCCCTCATTGCTGCTGCCCGCAAGTGGATTGAAGCCAACCAAGGCTTTATCCAGCCTTGGGACGAAAACAAAAAAGGCAAAATCGTAGGTCGCTCCAACTACAAAGTACCCGGTGGCAACATCCAAAGCCCACGCGGTGCGCAGCTAATGCTCCCCGGCACGGCGCTTTTGATGGGCAAAACCTATGGCAACTACCCTGCCCAGCTGGCCATTATGAAGGCCGTATACGAAGGCTTGCAGGTGCCTATCGAGCTGGCACTCGAAATCGAATCGCGCCACTTTACAACTCTCTTGATGGGGCCTGTGGCCAAAAATATGATCCGCACCCTCTTCTTCGGTATTGGCGATGCCAACAAAGGAGAGGCGCGTCCGAAAGATGTGCCTAAAACTGATACCAAGAAAGTTGGTATCTTAGGTGCCGGAATGATGGGTGCCGGAATAGCTTATGTATCTGCATTGGCCGGCATCGAAGTAGTGCTGAAGGACGTAAGCGTAGAAGCTGCCGAAAAAGGCAAAGACTACTCTCGTGAGCTGCTCAAGAAGCGCGTAAGCCGTGGCAAGATGACCCAAGAGGCTGCCGACCAAGTGTTGGCTCTGATCAAGACTAGCGCTGATGCCGCCGACCTCAAGGGCAGCGACCTCATCATCGAGGCCGTGTTTGAGAACCGCGAACTAAAAGCGGCCGTTACCAAGGAGGCCGAAGCCCAACTGGCTGAGACTGCCGTGTTTGGCTCCAACACCTCTACCCTGCCTATTAGTGGCTTGGCTGAGGCCTCTGCCCGCCCCAAAAATTTTATCGGTATCCACTTCTTCTCGCCGGTAGACAAAATGCCACTCGTGGAAATCATTATGGGCAAAGAAACTTCGGACTATGCCCTGGCTGTAGCGATTGACTACACGATGAAAATCCGCAAAACGCCTGTAGTGGTCAACGACTCTCGCGGCTTCTACACCTCACGCTGCTTCGGTACTTATACCTCCGAAGGCATCGAGATGGTATCAGAGGGTATCCACCCACAATTGGTAGAAAGTGCCGGTAAAATGGCCGGTATGCCCGTAGGGCCACTCGACGTAGCCGACGCTGTAGCCATCGACTTGGCCTACAAGGTAATGAAGCAAACAGAAGCTGACACTGGCGAAAAAATCGAAAACATCCCTAGCGGCAAAGTCGTGAAGAAGTTTGTAGAAGAGCTGGAGCGCTTCGGAAAGAAAAACAAAAAAGGCTTCTACGAATACCCCGATGGTGGCAAGAAGTTCCTATGGCCGGGCTTGGCAGAGCTATACCCCGTGAAGGCCGAGCAGCCCTCGCTGGAGTATGTCAAGCGTCGCATCTTACACCGTCAGGCCATTGAGGCCGTACGCTGTCTCGAAGAGGGTGTGGTCCGCAACCCAACCGATGCTGACGTAGGATCTATCCTCGCCTGGGGATTTGCTCCCTACACCGGCGGTGTGCTCTCTTACATCGATATGGTAGGCGTGGCGCAGTTTGTCAAAGAATGCGACGAGCTAGCCGACCAGTGCGGCGAGCGATTCCGCCCCACCGAGCGCTTGCGTGAGATGGCTAAAAACGGCGAAACCTTCCACGGAAGCAAGGCCAAGGCTGTAGCCTAA